In Haloplanus rubicundus, one DNA window encodes the following:
- the menE gene encoding o-succinylbenzoate--CoA ligase, which translates to MRDPLADRAAVTPEATALIDADRDERWSVADLDSAVERTAGRLATLGVRPGDRLGTLLPTRPAAVRVIHAAVRLGATLVPLGARLTPDELAVRIERADVTTLVCDATTEADAVAATAAAGDVPVPVVSVDDADAERVTALDTHPPEAVVPHDWALDSTLLIPFTSGTTGAPKGVRLTLRNVLASAVASVFRLGLRRDETWHVALPLHHVGGLTPVLRMPLYGMTVVLRDSFDAAAVAADFERYDVTATSLVPTTLSRLLDATEGDICPTLRTVLLGGAPATGTLLDRCVERSVPVFPTYGMTETASQIATATPAEAASHPGTVGRPLFWTDLSVRDDEGNARPPGETGELVVSGPTVSPGYLDAEATAAAFGDAGLRTGDVGYREDGLFWVVGRTDDLIVTGGENVAPAEVVDALRDHPDVADAAVVGVPDAEWGERVAALVVPREGADPAASALDEHCRARLAGYKVPRTIRFVDAIPRTASGTVDRAAVRDRLP; encoded by the coding sequence ATGAGGGACCCGCTCGCCGACCGCGCCGCCGTGACGCCCGAGGCGACGGCGCTGATCGACGCCGACCGGGACGAGCGGTGGTCGGTCGCCGACCTCGATTCGGCCGTCGAACGGACCGCGGGTCGTCTCGCGACCCTCGGCGTCCGCCCCGGCGACCGCCTCGGCACCCTCCTCCCGACGCGGCCGGCGGCCGTCCGGGTGATCCACGCCGCCGTTCGCCTCGGTGCCACGCTTGTTCCGCTCGGCGCGCGGCTGACGCCCGACGAACTCGCGGTCCGGATCGAACGGGCGGACGTGACGACGCTCGTCTGTGACGCGACGACGGAAGCCGACGCCGTCGCGGCGACGGCGGCCGCCGGCGACGTGCCCGTCCCCGTCGTCTCGGTCGACGACGCCGACGCCGAGCGGGTGACCGCTCTCGACACCCACCCGCCCGAGGCGGTCGTCCCCCACGATTGGGCGCTCGACTCGACGCTGCTGATACCTTTCACCTCGGGCACGACCGGTGCCCCGAAGGGCGTGCGGCTGACGCTCCGGAACGTCCTCGCCAGCGCCGTCGCCTCCGTCTTCCGCCTCGGCCTGCGGCGGGACGAGACGTGGCACGTCGCGCTCCCGCTCCACCACGTCGGCGGTCTCACGCCCGTCCTCCGGATGCCCCTCTACGGCATGACGGTCGTCCTCCGGGACTCGTTCGACGCCGCGGCGGTCGCGGCGGACTTCGAGCGCTACGACGTGACGGCCACGTCGCTGGTGCCGACGACGCTCTCCCGTCTCCTCGACGCGACGGAGGGCGATATTTGTCCGACTCTCCGGACGGTCCTCCTCGGCGGGGCGCCCGCCACCGGCACCCTCCTCGACCGGTGTGTCGAGCGCTCGGTGCCCGTCTTTCCCACCTACGGCATGACGGAGACGGCCTCCCAGATCGCGACGGCGACGCCCGCGGAGGCGGCGTCGCATCCGGGCACCGTCGGGCGGCCGCTGTTCTGGACCGACCTCTCGGTCCGCGACGACGAGGGGAACGCACGCCCGCCGGGCGAGACGGGCGAACTCGTCGTCTCGGGGCCGACGGTATCGCCGGGCTATCTCGACGCCGAGGCGACGGCCGCGGCCTTCGGCGACGCGGGCCTCCGCACCGGCGACGTGGGCTACCGCGAGGACGGTCTCTTCTGGGTCGTCGGCCGCACGGACGACCTGATCGTCACCGGCGGGGAGAACGTCGCGCCCGCCGAGGTCGTCGACGCCCTCCGCGACCACCCCGACGTGGCGGATGCGGCCGTCGTCGGCGTCCCGGACGCGGAGTGGGGCGAACGCGTGGCCGCGCTGGTCGTCCCCCGGGAGGGTGCCGACCCCGCGGCGTCGGCGCTCGACGAGCACTGCCGGGCGCGGCTGGCGGGGTACAAGGTCCCGCGGACGATCCGCTTCGTGGACGCGATTCCGCGGACGGCGTCGGGAACGGTCGACCGGGCCGCGGTGCGTGATCGTCTCCCCTAA
- the mce gene encoding methylmalonyl-CoA epimerase yields MRFDHIGVATRDAAALADLFGALLDAPVAHRETVDGLDVTFLDLGNGYVELLEPLDDEGPIPSYLDREGPGIHHVALATPDVAAALEMARDHGVELVDETPRPGAWGHDVAFLHPGSTGGVLVEFVER; encoded by the coding sequence ATGCGCTTCGATCACATCGGCGTCGCCACGCGCGACGCCGCCGCGCTGGCCGACCTGTTCGGCGCGTTGCTGGACGCGCCGGTGGCCCACCGGGAGACGGTCGACGGTCTCGACGTGACCTTCCTCGATCTGGGCAACGGCTACGTCGAACTGCTCGAACCGCTCGACGACGAGGGCCCGATCCCGAGCTATCTCGACCGCGAGGGGCCGGGCATCCACCACGTCGCCCTGGCGACGCCGGACGTGGCGGCGGCGCTGGAGATGGCCCGGGACCACGGCGTCGAACTCGTCGACGAGACTCCTCGGCCGGGCGCGTGGGGTCACGACGTGGCCTTCCTGCACCCCGGTTCGACCGGCGGCGTCCTCGTCGAGTTCGTCGAGCGATGA
- a CDS encoding mandelate racemase/muconate lactonizing enzyme family protein — protein sequence MPNYRTLHDPNAEYTMRDLSAETMGLSADRGPRDVEITDVQTTMVDGNYPWLLVRVYTDAGLAGTGEAYWGGGDAEIVERMAPFLIGENPLDIDRLYEHLIQKMSGEGSISGKVVSAISGVEIALHDVAGKILELPAYQLLGGKYRDAVRVYCDCHAGDESEPESNAREAERVVSDLGYDALKFDLDVPSGHEVDRANRHMRGPEIEHKVDIVREVCETVGDRADVAFDCHWSYTAGSAKQLLEAVEDYDVWWIEDPVPPENHDVQREVTGSSTTPVTVGENVYRAHGQRRLIEEQAVDILAPDLPKVGGMRETRKIAAHADLYYIPIAMHNVSSPIGTMASAQVAAAIPNSLAVEFHSYQLGWWADLVEEDDLIEDGRMAVPETPGLGLTLDLDAVAEHAVDGETVFDPA from the coding sequence ATGCCGAACTACCGAACCCTCCACGACCCGAACGCCGAATACACGATGCGGGACCTCTCGGCGGAGACGATGGGTCTCTCGGCCGACCGGGGTCCCCGGGACGTCGAGATCACCGACGTACAGACGACGATGGTCGACGGCAACTACCCGTGGCTCCTCGTCCGCGTCTACACCGACGCGGGCCTCGCCGGCACCGGCGAGGCGTACTGGGGCGGCGGCGACGCCGAAATCGTCGAGCGGATGGCCCCGTTCCTGATCGGGGAGAACCCGCTCGACATCGACCGCCTGTACGAGCACCTGATCCAGAAGATGTCCGGGGAAGGCTCCATCTCGGGAAAGGTGGTCTCGGCCATCTCCGGGGTCGAAATCGCCCTGCACGACGTGGCCGGCAAGATTCTGGAACTCCCCGCCTACCAGCTACTCGGCGGGAAGTACCGCGACGCGGTGCGGGTCTACTGCGACTGCCACGCGGGCGACGAGTCCGAACCCGAATCGAACGCCCGCGAGGCCGAGCGCGTCGTCTCGGACCTCGGCTACGACGCGCTGAAGTTCGACCTCGACGTGCCTTCCGGCCACGAGGTGGACCGCGCCAACCGCCACATGCGTGGCCCCGAGATCGAGCACAAGGTCGACATCGTCCGTGAGGTGTGCGAGACGGTCGGCGACCGCGCCGACGTGGCCTTCGACTGTCACTGGTCCTACACCGCCGGGAGCGCGAAGCAGTTGCTCGAAGCGGTCGAGGACTACGACGTGTGGTGGATCGAGGACCCCGTGCCCCCCGAGAACCACGACGTGCAACGCGAGGTCACGGGGTCGTCGACGACGCCCGTCACCGTCGGCGAGAACGTCTATCGGGCCCACGGCCAGCGCCGCCTGATCGAGGAGCAGGCGGTCGACATCCTCGCGCCCGACCTCCCGAAGGTCGGCGGGATGCGCGAGACGCGGAAGATCGCCGCCCACGCCGACCTCTACTACATCCCCATCGCGATGCACAACGTCTCCTCCCCCATCGGCACGATGGCGAGCGCACAGGTCGCGGCCGCGATTCCGAACAGCCTCGCCGTCGAGTTCCACAGCTACCAGCTCGGCTGGTGGGCGGACCTCGTCGAGGAGGACGACCTGATCGAGGACGGGCGCATGGCCGTCCCCGAGACGCCCGGCCTCGGCCTGACGCTCGACCTCGACGCCGTCGCGGAGCACGCGGTCGACGGCGAGACGGTCTTCGATCCGGCGTAG
- a CDS encoding universal stress protein, with protein sequence MYDTILVPTDGSDGATAAAAHAVDLAKIHGATVHALYVVDVRMSPISENMDHDEVIELVDESGERPTTAVLDRAERAGVPTVEAIRLGVPHRVIREYAEEEGVDLVVMGTHGRTGIEHALVGSVTERVVRTLDVPVLTVHPGSA encoded by the coding sequence ATGTACGACACCATCCTCGTGCCGACCGACGGGAGCGACGGGGCCACGGCCGCCGCCGCCCACGCCGTCGACCTCGCGAAGATACACGGCGCGACCGTCCACGCGCTCTACGTGGTCGACGTTCGTATGAGTCCGATCAGCGAGAACATGGACCACGACGAGGTGATCGAACTGGTCGACGAGTCGGGCGAGCGGCCGACGACCGCGGTGCTCGACCGGGCGGAGCGCGCGGGCGTCCCGACGGTCGAGGCGATTCGTCTCGGCGTTCCCCATCGGGTCATCCGGGAGTACGCCGAGGAGGAGGGCGTCGACCTCGTCGTGATGGGGACCCACGGCCGCACGGGCATCGAACACGCCCTCGTCGGGAGCGTCACCGAACGCGTCGTCCGGACCCTCGACGTGCCGGTCCTGACCGTCCACCCCGGGTCGGCGTGA
- a CDS encoding DUF7557 family protein, with amino-acid sequence MPHTLEISDELKQRLDKHLEEDETHEEFIEELVSMYETEGAFLQEGYSE; translated from the coding sequence ATGCCCCACACGCTCGAAATCAGCGACGAACTCAAGCAACGGCTGGACAAGCATCTCGAGGAGGACGAGACCCACGAGGAGTTCATCGAGGAACTGGTCTCGATGTACGAGACCGAGGGCGCGTTCCTGCAGGAAGGCTACTCGGAGTGA
- a CDS encoding DUF2267 domain-containing protein, whose product MNFDEFTGTIQHRLELPGTGETVRSIRATLMTLGQRIPAGAAEDLAASLPMEIRWYLTGAVHDHGQRFDWPEFVARVSDVENVEPSDSAYRAQVIVDLVATQVPASDFRQLRDQLPESEDDENWGKLFELVDAGGWDDTRGT is encoded by the coding sequence ATGAATTTCGACGAGTTCACCGGGACGATCCAGCACCGCCTCGAACTCCCCGGCACCGGCGAGACGGTCCGGTCGATCCGAGCGACGCTCATGACCCTCGGGCAACGGATTCCCGCCGGTGCCGCCGAGGACCTCGCCGCGTCGCTCCCGATGGAGATTCGCTGGTATCTGACCGGCGCCGTCCACGACCACGGACAGCGGTTCGACTGGCCGGAGTTCGTCGCCCGCGTCAGCGACGTCGAGAACGTCGAGCCGAGCGACTCGGCGTACCGCGCGCAGGTAATCGTCGACCTCGTGGCGACGCAGGTGCCCGCTTCGGACTTCCGACAGCTCCGCGATCAGTTACCCGAGAGCGAGGACGACGAGAACTGGGGCAAGCTCTTCGAACTCGTCGACGCCGGCGGGTGGGACGACACGCGGGGGACGTGA
- a CDS encoding universal stress protein — MYDTILVPTDGSDVAVVAADAAVTLAQRFGADVRGLYVRDGDGADDGDRATAAVAERAAAADVEATTAVVDAEGPVHRRILADADEHGADCIVMGTHGRTGLDRFVLGSVAERTLRESSVPVLTVHEDTVVDRNLDAILVPTDGSDCSEAAAAHAVDLALATDAALHVVHVVDAGVLPMDGSGAVFDELQRAGQRALDSVVERAERAGVSTIRASVLSGTPYRAITDYADAEDVALVVMGTHGRTGFDRYLLGSVTERVVRLTDRPVLTVDDADGR, encoded by the coding sequence ATGTACGACACCATCCTCGTGCCGACCGACGGGAGCGACGTGGCGGTGGTTGCGGCCGACGCGGCGGTGACCCTCGCCCAGAGGTTCGGCGCCGACGTTCGCGGGTTGTACGTCCGCGACGGCGACGGCGCCGACGACGGCGACCGGGCCACGGCGGCCGTCGCCGAACGGGCCGCCGCGGCCGACGTCGAGGCGACCACGGCCGTCGTCGACGCCGAGGGACCAGTCCACCGACGCATCCTCGCCGACGCCGACGAACACGGCGCCGACTGTATCGTCATGGGGACCCACGGCCGGACCGGGTTGGATCGGTTCGTCCTCGGCAGCGTCGCCGAGCGGACGCTCCGCGAGTCGTCGGTACCGGTGCTCACCGTCCACGAGGACACCGTCGTCGACCGGAACCTCGACGCCATCCTCGTGCCGACCGACGGGAGCGACTGTTCCGAGGCGGCGGCGGCCCACGCCGTCGACCTCGCGCTGGCGACCGACGCGGCGCTCCACGTCGTCCACGTCGTCGACGCCGGCGTCCTCCCCATGGACGGGTCGGGCGCCGTCTTCGACGAACTCCAGCGGGCGGGCCAGCGGGCGCTCGACTCGGTCGTCGAGCGCGCGGAGCGCGCGGGCGTCTCGACCATCCGTGCGTCGGTGCTGAGCGGGACGCCGTACCGCGCGATCACCGACTACGCGGACGCGGAGGACGTGGCCCTCGTCGTGATGGGGACCCACGGCCGCACCGGCTTCGACCGCTACCTCCTCGGGAGCGTCACCGAACGCGTCGTCCGCCTCACCGACCGACCCGTCCTCACGGTCGACGACGCCGACGGCCGCTAG
- a CDS encoding acyl-CoA mutase large subunit family protein: MFDPEDLDAIREAKAEWEAETYGPTVDRFGERKETFTTDTGGQEVDPLYTPADVADLDYREDVGFPGEEPYTRGVYSTMHRGRLWTMRQYAGMGTASETNERFNYLLDQGQTGLSMAFDLPTQMGYDSDATMAAGEVGKSGVAIDSLRDMETVFDGIPLDEVSTSMTINAPAAVLLAMYVAIGDQQGVPRSELRGTIQNDIMKEYIARNLYIYPPEPSMRLITDIFEFCAEETPKFNTISISGYHIREAGSTAAQEIAFTLGNGIEYVNAALDAGLDVDEFAPQLSFFFNAHNNIFEEVAKFRAARRMWATIMEERFGAENPKSKQLKFHTQTGGSTLTAQQIDNNVVRVAYQALAAVLGGTQSLHTNGKDEALSLPTEKSVRTALRTQQILAHESGAADTIDPLAGSYYVESLTDELEREAFDVLDEIDERGGMLDAVKSQWVQGQIQDVAFDRQQEIEEGERIIVGVNEYRVEEEPEVDLEEVTEEDERRQIDRLETVRAERDDEAVDAALAALRETARGDDNLLPPIVDAVKAYATVGEISNVLRDEFGEYQPGR; encoded by the coding sequence CCACCGACACCGGGGGCCAGGAAGTCGACCCGCTGTACACCCCCGCGGACGTGGCCGACCTGGACTACCGCGAGGACGTCGGCTTCCCGGGCGAGGAGCCGTACACTCGCGGCGTCTACTCGACGATGCACCGCGGCCGGCTGTGGACGATGCGCCAGTACGCGGGCATGGGGACGGCGAGCGAGACCAACGAGCGGTTCAACTACCTGCTCGATCAGGGGCAGACCGGCCTCTCGATGGCCTTCGACCTGCCGACGCAGATGGGCTACGACTCCGACGCGACGATGGCCGCCGGCGAAGTCGGGAAGTCCGGGGTCGCCATCGACTCCCTGCGGGACATGGAGACGGTGTTCGACGGCATCCCGCTCGACGAGGTGTCGACGAGCATGACGATCAACGCCCCCGCCGCCGTGTTACTCGCGATGTACGTCGCCATCGGCGACCAGCAGGGCGTCCCCCGCTCCGAGCTTCGCGGGACCATCCAGAACGACATCATGAAGGAGTACATCGCGCGCAACCTCTACATCTACCCGCCCGAACCCTCCATGCGGCTGATCACCGACATCTTCGAGTTCTGTGCCGAGGAGACGCCGAAGTTCAACACCATCTCCATCTCGGGCTATCACATCCGCGAAGCGGGTTCGACCGCCGCACAGGAGATCGCCTTCACCCTCGGCAACGGCATCGAGTACGTGAACGCCGCCCTCGACGCCGGCCTCGACGTCGACGAGTTCGCCCCACAGCTCTCCTTTTTCTTCAACGCCCACAACAACATCTTCGAGGAGGTGGCGAAGTTCCGGGCGGCCCGGCGGATGTGGGCGACGATCATGGAGGAGCGCTTCGGCGCCGAGAACCCGAAATCCAAGCAGTTGAAGTTCCACACCCAGACCGGCGGGTCGACGCTCACCGCCCAACAGATCGACAACAACGTCGTCCGGGTGGCGTACCAGGCCCTCGCCGCCGTGCTCGGCGGCACGCAGAGCCTCCACACCAACGGTAAGGACGAGGCGCTCTCCCTGCCGACGGAAAAGAGCGTCCGGACCGCCCTCCGGACCCAGCAGATCCTCGCCCACGAGTCCGGCGCGGCCGACACCATCGACCCCCTCGCGGGCAGTTACTACGTCGAGTCGTTGACGGACGAGTTGGAGCGGGAGGCGTTCGACGTTCTCGACGAAATCGACGAACGCGGCGGGATGCTCGACGCCGTGAAGTCCCAGTGGGTGCAGGGACAGATTCAGGACGTGGCGTTCGACCGGCAACAGGAGATCGAGGAGGGCGAGCGGATCATCGTCGGCGTCAACGAGTATCGGGTCGAGGAGGAGCCCGAAGTCGACTTAGAGGAGGTAACCGAGGAGGACGAACGCCGACAGATCGACCGACTGGAGACGGTTCGGGCGGAGCGGGACGACGAAGCCGTCGACGCGGCGCTGGCGGCCCTCCGCGAGACGGCCCGCGGCGACGACAACCTGTTGCCCCCAATCGTCGACGCGGTCAAGGCCTACGCGACGGTCGGCGAGATATCGAACGTCCTGCGCGACGAGTTCGGCGAGTACCAGCCCGGTCGCTGA